From the Hevea brasiliensis isolate MT/VB/25A 57/8 chromosome 15, ASM3005281v1, whole genome shotgun sequence genome, one window contains:
- the LOC110639344 gene encoding uncharacterized protein LOC110639344 isoform X2 yields MVLGVNAKNRKGASVQVDYLIHIQEIKPWPPSQSLRSLRSVLIQWENGNRNSGSTDTVVPSLGSIVGEGKIEFNESFRLPVTLIREISGKGKDADSFQKNCLEFNLCEPRRDKIQLLATAVIDLADYGVVKEIISVNAPMSSNRSFRNTSQPVLYVKIQPIDKGHSSSSSKDSPLKGVSHDKDGGKSVSALMNGEYTEEDEMASFTDDDVSSHSSLTNGVLHPQNEENGTDRSTERKGGVNREPAAASKVGIEKHSASQENLKENSSCSSSIDFELQYGTERSTERKVGINREHAVASKLGIEKHIASQKNLKESSSCSSSVDLSSDFGSPVNVHASVVNSPNSSFMLTPKNEVSQSVYSSSSAFNYESKEEEPNINMSNNRRYDFVQEVDEKVPNSSIKIEGDTHQMRAGKNTLERTVATDDIYNSSMEDMNSQDLEDKGHFSEDEPIDTFSQDGTRNEGALGIDTLSSSGSIERKGNILKIDRLKHVKSVRSSSDSSRSNRLVSRNQHSEVREIAALGDLQNTAGSFKVHERKNAKVYPQDTRTIILNGKIQQMEHKIKMLEGELREAAGIEAALYSVAAEHGSSISKVHAPARRLSRLYLHACKESSQPRRASAARSAVSGLVLVAKACGNDVPRLTFWLSNSVVLRAIIHQAIDDEELSLFGKKNTEMNGGGKGNKMMSSSLKWKLSSPRRKGNNKVICGELGDWEDLHEFISALEKVEAWIFSRIVESIWWQTLTPRMQSATTKAIDRFIGSGSKKNLERMSSSGDQDQGNFSLELWKNAFKDACGRLCPLRAGGHECGCLPVLARLIMEQCMARLDVAMFNAILRDSADEIPTDPMSDPISDSTVLPIPAGKSSFGAGAQLKNAIGNWSRWLTDLFGMDDDSLEEDNDDERQDICFKSFNFLNALSDLMMLPKDMLLSRSIRKEVCPAFGTPLIKRVLDNFVTDEFCSDPIPNVVLEALEYEAARTNPDQGVSKMLNVLG; encoded by the exons ATGGTTCTGGGTGTAAACGCAAAGAACAGGAAAGGTGCCTCAGTTCAGGTGGATTATCTAATCCACATCCAGGAGATTAAGCCTTGGCCCCCATCTCAGTCTCTGAGATCCCTTCGATCAGTCTTGATTCAGTGGGAAAATGGTAACCGTAACTCTGGGTCTACCGACACCGTTGTTCCTTCTCTTGGCTCGATTGTTGGTGAGGGGAAAATTGAATTCAATGAGTCTTTTAGATTACCAGTGACTTTGATAAGGGAAATATCTGGTAAAGGCAAGGATGCTGATTCATTCCAGAAGAATTGCTTAGAATTCAACTTATGTGAACCTCGAAGGGATAAGATCCAGTTGCTGGCAACTGCTGTAATAGACTTGGCAGATTATGGTGTTGTCAAGGAGATCATAAGTGTAAATGCTCCAATGAGCAGCAACAGGAGCTTTAGGAACACGTCTCAGCCAGTTTTGTATGTTAAAATCCAGCCAATTGATAAGGGTCATAGCAGCTCCTCATCAAAGGACAGCCCATTGAAAGGGGTTTCACATGACAAGGATGGTGGTAAGTCAGTTTCAGCATTGATGAATGGAGAATACACCGAGGAAGATGAGATGGCCTCTTTCACTGATGATGATGTCTCCTCACATTCATCTCTAACCAATGGGGTTTTGCATCCTCAAAATGAAGAG AATGGAACGGATAGATCAACAGAAAGAAAAGGAGGGGTTAACAGAGAGCCGGCTGCTGCTTCAAAAGTGGGCATTGAAAAACATAGTGCATCACAAGAAAATCTGAAGGAGAATTCATCTTGCTCATCTTCTATAGATTTTGAATTGCAGTATGGAACAGAAAGATCAACAGAAAGAAAAGTAGGGATTAACAGGGAGCATGCTGTTGCTTCAAAACTGGGCATTGAAAAACATATTGCATCACAAAAAAATCTGAAGGAGAGTTCATCTTGCTCGTCTTCTGTAGATTTATCATCTGATTTTGGGAGCCCAGTAAATGTTCATGCTTCTGTGGTGAACTCTCCTAACTCTAGTTTCATGTTGACGCCAAAAAATGAAGTTTCCCAGAGTGtttattcttcttcttcagccttcAATTATGAAAGTAAAGAGGAAGAACCCAATATCAACATGTCAAACAATAGGCGTTATGATTTTGTGCAGGAGGTTGATGAAAAGGTTCCTAATAGCTCAATAAAAATTGAAGGTGATACTCACCAGATGAGAGCTGGAAAAAATACCCTGGAAAGGACTGTTGCCACTGATGATATTTATAATAGTTCTATGGAGGACATGAATAGTCAAGATCTGGAAGACAAGGGTCATTTCTCAGAGGATGAACCAATTGATACATTTTCACAAGATGGTACTAGAAATGAAGGCGCACTTGGGATTGATACACTTTCTTCAAGTGGAAGCATTGAAAGGAAAGGAAATATCCTCAAAATTGATAGATTAAAGCATGTGAAATCTGTTAGATCATCATCAGACTCATCTAGGAGTAATCGATTAGTGAGCAGAAACCAGCACAGTGAAGTGAGGGAAATTGCTGCCTTGGGAGATCTACAGAACACTGCTGGAAGCTTCAAAGTCCATGAAAGAAAAAATGCTAAGGTTTACCCACAAGATACAAGAACAATCATTTTAAATGGTAAAATCCAGCAAATGGAACACAAAATAAAAATGCTTGAGGGAGAGCTGAGAGAAGCTGCTGGAATTGAGGCTGCTCTTTACTCAGTTGCTGCTGAGCATGGAAGTTCCATAAGTAAGGTACATGCTCCAGCACGGCGCCTTTCTAGGCTATATCTTCATGCTTGTAAAGAAAGTTCTCAACCAAGGAGAGCTAGTGCAGCTAGAAGTGCTGTTTCAGGGCTAGTTCTGGTTGCCAAGGCATGTGGGAATGATGTCCCTAG GTTGACATTTTGGCTATCAAACTCTGTTGTGTTGAGAGCAATTATACACCAGGCAATAGATGATGAAGAGCTATCACTTTTTGGTAAAAAGAATACAGAGATGAATGGTGGTGGAAAGGGGAACAAGATGATGTCATCTTCGCTAAAGTGGAAGCTATCATCTCCCAGAAGAAAGGGAAATAATAAAGTTATTTGTGGAGAATTAGGTGACTGGGAGGATCTACATGAATTTATATCTGCCCTGGAAAAAGTTGAAGCTTGGATCTTTTCCCGAATTGTTGAGTCTATATGGTGGCAG ACTCTTACTCCACGGATGCAATCCGCCACTACAAAAGCAATTGATAGATTTATTGGTTCTGGCTCAAAGAAAAATCTTGAAAGGATGTCAAGTTCAGGCGATCAAGATCAAGGAAACTTTTCATTAGAACTTTGGAAGAATGCGTTCAAGGATGCCTGTGGGAGACTTTGTCCTCTTAGAGCTGGTGGGCATGAGTGTGGCTGTTTGCCTGTGCTGGCCAGACTG atAATGGAGCAATGTATGGCTAGATTAGATGTGGCAATGTTCAATGCCATTCTTCGCGACTCTGCCGATGAAATCCCAACTGATCCAATGTCTGACCCTATCAGTGATTCAACGGTTCTTCCTATTCCAGCTGGTAAATCAAGCTTTGGGGCTGGAGCACAATTGAAAAATGCG ATTGGCAACTGGTCTAGATGGCTGACTGACTTATTTGGCATGGATGATGACTCGCTTGAAGAGGACAATGATGACGAGAGACAAGACATATGCTTCAAATCTTTCAATTTCCTTAATGCGTTGAGTGATCTCATGATGCTTCCCAAGGACATGCTCTTGAGTAGATCCATAAGAAAAGAG GTATGCCCTGCATTTGGAACTCCATTAATCAAGAGGGTTCTTGACAATTTTGTCACTGATGAATTTTGCTCCGATCCTATTCCTAATGTCGTGCTTGAAGCCCTGGAGTATGAG GCAGCTAGAACTAACCCAGACCAAGGTGTATCCAAGATGTTGAATGTCCTTGGTTGA
- the LOC110639344 gene encoding uncharacterized protein LOC110639344 isoform X1 has protein sequence MVLGVNAKNRKGASVQVDYLIHIQEIKPWPPSQSLRSLRSVLIQWENGNRNSGSTDTVVPSLGSIVGEGKIEFNESFRLPVTLIREISGKGKDADSFQKNCLEFNLCEPRRDKIQLLATAVIDLADYGVVKEIISVNAPMSSNRSFRNTSQPVLYVKIQPIDKGHSSSSSKDSPLKGVSHDKDGGKSVSALMNGEYTEEDEMASFTDDDVSSHSSLTNGVLHPQNEENGTDRSTERKGGVNREPAAASKVGIEKHSASQENLKENSSCSSSIDFELQYGTERSTERKVGINREHAVASKLGIEKHIASQKNLKESSSCSSSVDLSSDFGSPVNVHASVVNSPNSSFMLTPKNEVSQSVYSSSSAFNYESKEEEPNINMSNNRRYDFVQEVDEKVPNSSIKIEGDTHQMRAGKNTLERTVATDDIYNSSMEDMNSQDLEDKGHFSEDEPIDTFSQDGTRNEGALGIDTLSSSGSIERKGNILKIDRLKHVKSVRSSSDSSRSNRLVSRNQHSEVREIAALGDLQNTAGSFKVHERKNAKVYPQDTRTIILNGKIQQMEHKIKMLEGELREAAGIEAALYSVAAEHGSSISKVHAPARRLSRLYLHACKESSQPRRASAARSAVSGLVLVAKACGNDVPRLTFWLSNSVVLRAIIHQAIDDEELSLFGKKNTEMNGGGKGNKMMSSSLKWKLSSPRRKGNNKVICGELGDWEDLHEFISALEKVEAWIFSRIVESIWWQTLTPRMQSATTKAIDRFIGSGSKKNLERMSSSGDQDQGNFSLELWKNAFKDACGRLCPLRAGGHECGCLPVLARLIMEQCMARLDVAMFNAILRDSADEIPTDPMSDPISDSTVLPIPAGKSSFGAGAQLKNAIGNWSRWLTDLFGMDDDSLEEDNDDERQDICFKSFNFLNALSDLMMLPKDMLLSRSIRKEVCPAFGTPLIKRVLDNFVTDEFCSDPIPNVVLEALEYEDSLEAGEDSVTNIPYIAAPPFYLPPLASSVAEIIGESGSQSQLRRSGSLLRKSYTSDDELDELNSPLASIFLDGSRTSPAPTKLSLKSKEMGKQNSIRYELLREVWTDSD, from the exons ATGGTTCTGGGTGTAAACGCAAAGAACAGGAAAGGTGCCTCAGTTCAGGTGGATTATCTAATCCACATCCAGGAGATTAAGCCTTGGCCCCCATCTCAGTCTCTGAGATCCCTTCGATCAGTCTTGATTCAGTGGGAAAATGGTAACCGTAACTCTGGGTCTACCGACACCGTTGTTCCTTCTCTTGGCTCGATTGTTGGTGAGGGGAAAATTGAATTCAATGAGTCTTTTAGATTACCAGTGACTTTGATAAGGGAAATATCTGGTAAAGGCAAGGATGCTGATTCATTCCAGAAGAATTGCTTAGAATTCAACTTATGTGAACCTCGAAGGGATAAGATCCAGTTGCTGGCAACTGCTGTAATAGACTTGGCAGATTATGGTGTTGTCAAGGAGATCATAAGTGTAAATGCTCCAATGAGCAGCAACAGGAGCTTTAGGAACACGTCTCAGCCAGTTTTGTATGTTAAAATCCAGCCAATTGATAAGGGTCATAGCAGCTCCTCATCAAAGGACAGCCCATTGAAAGGGGTTTCACATGACAAGGATGGTGGTAAGTCAGTTTCAGCATTGATGAATGGAGAATACACCGAGGAAGATGAGATGGCCTCTTTCACTGATGATGATGTCTCCTCACATTCATCTCTAACCAATGGGGTTTTGCATCCTCAAAATGAAGAG AATGGAACGGATAGATCAACAGAAAGAAAAGGAGGGGTTAACAGAGAGCCGGCTGCTGCTTCAAAAGTGGGCATTGAAAAACATAGTGCATCACAAGAAAATCTGAAGGAGAATTCATCTTGCTCATCTTCTATAGATTTTGAATTGCAGTATGGAACAGAAAGATCAACAGAAAGAAAAGTAGGGATTAACAGGGAGCATGCTGTTGCTTCAAAACTGGGCATTGAAAAACATATTGCATCACAAAAAAATCTGAAGGAGAGTTCATCTTGCTCGTCTTCTGTAGATTTATCATCTGATTTTGGGAGCCCAGTAAATGTTCATGCTTCTGTGGTGAACTCTCCTAACTCTAGTTTCATGTTGACGCCAAAAAATGAAGTTTCCCAGAGTGtttattcttcttcttcagccttcAATTATGAAAGTAAAGAGGAAGAACCCAATATCAACATGTCAAACAATAGGCGTTATGATTTTGTGCAGGAGGTTGATGAAAAGGTTCCTAATAGCTCAATAAAAATTGAAGGTGATACTCACCAGATGAGAGCTGGAAAAAATACCCTGGAAAGGACTGTTGCCACTGATGATATTTATAATAGTTCTATGGAGGACATGAATAGTCAAGATCTGGAAGACAAGGGTCATTTCTCAGAGGATGAACCAATTGATACATTTTCACAAGATGGTACTAGAAATGAAGGCGCACTTGGGATTGATACACTTTCTTCAAGTGGAAGCATTGAAAGGAAAGGAAATATCCTCAAAATTGATAGATTAAAGCATGTGAAATCTGTTAGATCATCATCAGACTCATCTAGGAGTAATCGATTAGTGAGCAGAAACCAGCACAGTGAAGTGAGGGAAATTGCTGCCTTGGGAGATCTACAGAACACTGCTGGAAGCTTCAAAGTCCATGAAAGAAAAAATGCTAAGGTTTACCCACAAGATACAAGAACAATCATTTTAAATGGTAAAATCCAGCAAATGGAACACAAAATAAAAATGCTTGAGGGAGAGCTGAGAGAAGCTGCTGGAATTGAGGCTGCTCTTTACTCAGTTGCTGCTGAGCATGGAAGTTCCATAAGTAAGGTACATGCTCCAGCACGGCGCCTTTCTAGGCTATATCTTCATGCTTGTAAAGAAAGTTCTCAACCAAGGAGAGCTAGTGCAGCTAGAAGTGCTGTTTCAGGGCTAGTTCTGGTTGCCAAGGCATGTGGGAATGATGTCCCTAG GTTGACATTTTGGCTATCAAACTCTGTTGTGTTGAGAGCAATTATACACCAGGCAATAGATGATGAAGAGCTATCACTTTTTGGTAAAAAGAATACAGAGATGAATGGTGGTGGAAAGGGGAACAAGATGATGTCATCTTCGCTAAAGTGGAAGCTATCATCTCCCAGAAGAAAGGGAAATAATAAAGTTATTTGTGGAGAATTAGGTGACTGGGAGGATCTACATGAATTTATATCTGCCCTGGAAAAAGTTGAAGCTTGGATCTTTTCCCGAATTGTTGAGTCTATATGGTGGCAG ACTCTTACTCCACGGATGCAATCCGCCACTACAAAAGCAATTGATAGATTTATTGGTTCTGGCTCAAAGAAAAATCTTGAAAGGATGTCAAGTTCAGGCGATCAAGATCAAGGAAACTTTTCATTAGAACTTTGGAAGAATGCGTTCAAGGATGCCTGTGGGAGACTTTGTCCTCTTAGAGCTGGTGGGCATGAGTGTGGCTGTTTGCCTGTGCTGGCCAGACTG atAATGGAGCAATGTATGGCTAGATTAGATGTGGCAATGTTCAATGCCATTCTTCGCGACTCTGCCGATGAAATCCCAACTGATCCAATGTCTGACCCTATCAGTGATTCAACGGTTCTTCCTATTCCAGCTGGTAAATCAAGCTTTGGGGCTGGAGCACAATTGAAAAATGCG ATTGGCAACTGGTCTAGATGGCTGACTGACTTATTTGGCATGGATGATGACTCGCTTGAAGAGGACAATGATGACGAGAGACAAGACATATGCTTCAAATCTTTCAATTTCCTTAATGCGTTGAGTGATCTCATGATGCTTCCCAAGGACATGCTCTTGAGTAGATCCATAAGAAAAGAG GTATGCCCTGCATTTGGAACTCCATTAATCAAGAGGGTTCTTGACAATTTTGTCACTGATGAATTTTGCTCCGATCCTATTCCTAATGTCGTGCTTGAAGCCCTGGAGTATGAG GATTCTCTTGAGGCTGGGGAGGATTCTGTCACAAACATACCATATATTGCTGCTCCACCATTTTATTTGCCACCTTTGGCATCTTCAGTTGCTGAAATTATTGGAGAGTCTGGAAGTCAATCGCAGCTGAGAAGAAGTGGCTCGTTGCTCAGAAAGTCATACACCAGTGATGATGAGCTTGATGAACTGAATTCACCTTTGGCTTCAATTTTCCTTGATGGCTCTCGAACTTCACCTGCGCCAACAAAGCTTAGCTTGAAATCAAAGGAAATGGGAAAACAAAACTCCATTAGATATGAACTTCTTAGGGAAGTATGGACGGACAGTGACTAA